From the Lathyrus oleraceus cultivar Zhongwan6 chromosome 4, CAAS_Psat_ZW6_1.0, whole genome shotgun sequence genome, one window contains:
- the LOC127073309 gene encoding flowering-promoting factor 1, translating into MSGVWVFKNGVVRLVENPGGEGGENSGRRKVLVHTPTNEVITSYSMLERKLSSLGWERYYDDPDHLLQFHKRSTVYLISLPKDFNKLKPMHMYDIVVKNKNYFHVRDM; encoded by the coding sequence ATGTCAGGGGTTTGGGTATTTAAGAACGGGGTGGTGAGGCTAGTAGAGAATCCAGGAGGCGAGGGGGGTGAGAATAGTGGAAGGAGAAAAGTGCTTGTACACACCCCAACCAATGAAGTAATCACTTCCTATTCTATGCTGGAACGAAAACTAAGCTCTCTTGGTTGGGAACGCTACTACGATGACCCTGATCATCTGCTTCAGTTCCACAAACGCTCCACCGTGTACCTTATTTCTCTTCCAAAGGATTTCAACAAGCTGAAGCCCATGCACATGTATGACATTGTCGTTAAGAACAAGAACTATTTCCATGTTAGGGACATGTAG